A DNA window from Kitasatospora atroaurantiaca contains the following coding sequences:
- a CDS encoding LLM class flavin-dependent oxidoreductase — MQFGIFTVGDISADPNTGKAPTEQERLKSMVAIALKAEEVGLDVFATGEHHNPPFVPSSPTTLLGYIAAQTERIILSTSTTLITTNDPVKIAEDFALLQHLADGRVDLMMGRGNTAPVYPWFGQDIRQGIPLAIENYALLHQLWRNEQVDWQGRFRTPLQGFTSVPRPLDGVPPFVWHGSIRSPEIAEQAAYYGDGFFANHIFWPKEHFMQLVELYRTRFAHYGHGTPEQAIVGLGGQFFVHRNSQEAVRRYRPYFDNAPVYRGGPSLEEYMEQTPLTVGSPQEVIDKTLTFRENFGDYQRQLFVMDGGGVPLKTVLEQLDILGEEILPVLRKEFASGRPASVPAGPTHAALVSRS; from the coding sequence ATGCAGTTCGGGATCTTCACCGTCGGAGACATCTCCGCGGACCCCAACACCGGCAAGGCGCCGACCGAGCAGGAACGGCTCAAGTCGATGGTCGCCATCGCCCTGAAGGCGGAGGAGGTGGGCCTCGACGTCTTCGCGACCGGTGAGCACCACAACCCGCCGTTCGTACCGTCGTCGCCGACGACGCTGCTCGGCTACATCGCCGCGCAGACCGAGCGCATCATCCTCTCCACCTCGACCACCCTGATCACCACGAACGACCCGGTGAAGATCGCCGAGGACTTCGCGCTGCTGCAGCACCTCGCGGACGGCCGGGTCGACCTGATGATGGGCCGGGGCAACACCGCCCCGGTCTACCCGTGGTTCGGCCAGGACATCCGCCAGGGCATTCCGCTGGCGATCGAGAACTACGCACTGCTGCACCAGCTCTGGCGCAACGAGCAGGTGGACTGGCAGGGCCGCTTCCGCACCCCGCTGCAGGGCTTCACCTCGGTGCCCCGCCCGCTCGACGGCGTGCCGCCGTTCGTCTGGCACGGCTCGATCCGCAGCCCGGAGATAGCCGAGCAGGCCGCGTACTACGGCGACGGGTTCTTCGCGAACCACATCTTCTGGCCCAAGGAGCACTTCATGCAGCTCGTCGAGCTGTACCGGACGCGCTTCGCCCACTACGGCCACGGCACCCCGGAGCAGGCGATCGTCGGCCTCGGCGGGCAGTTCTTCGTGCACAGGAACTCGCAGGAGGCGGTCCGCCGGTACCGCCCCTACTTCGACAACGCGCCGGTGTACCGCGGCGGCCCGTCGTTGGAGGAGTACATGGAGCAGACCCCGCTGACGGTCGGCAGCCCGCAGGAGGTCATCGACAAGACCCTGACCTTCCGCGAGAACTTCGGCGACTACCAGCGGCAGCTGTTCGTGATGGACGGCGGCGGTGTGCCGCTGAAGACCGTGCTGGAGCAGCTCGACATCCTCGGCGAGGAGATCCTGCCGGTCCTGCGCAAGGAGTTCGCCTCCGGCCGGCCGGCCTCCGTCCCCGCGGGCCCCACCCACGCGGCCCTGGTCTCGCGGTCCTAG